In bacterium, the following are encoded in one genomic region:
- a CDS encoding sugar phosphate isomerase/epimerase, giving the protein MFKNLAPGALGINKSLRECLRLATIGEFEGMDLPVDETIELVEKYSVDYVKGMYSSFNLKVGGWGLPIDIYSEENFKKGIEKLKKFVKIASEIEAERIYTWIKPYSDEMEYNENFKWHRKIIKKITEVIGGCKIGFEFIGTPSFRKDHKYPFVHTIEQMLDLVSDFENAGILLDSWHWFTSGGSLEDIKKLDKNKIIYVHINDAPFSDIEKLVDTERNIPGETGIIDLTSFLKTIKETGYDGPVTPEPFNRRVNELPDEIAVRLVGGYTTKLWENIFK; this is encoded by the coding sequence ATGTTTAAAAATCTGGCACCTGGTGCACTTGGAATAAATAAAAGTTTAAGAGAATGCCTACGACTTGCAACTATTGGTGAATTTGAAGGTATGGATTTACCAGTTGATGAAACAATTGAACTTGTTGAAAAATATTCAGTTGACTATGTCAAAGGTATGTATTCTTCATTTAATCTTAAAGTTGGTGGATGGGGGTTGCCTATTGATATTTACTCAGAAGAAAATTTTAAAAAGGGAATAGAAAAATTAAAAAAATTTGTTAAGATTGCATCTGAAATTGAGGCAGAAAGAATTTACACATGGATAAAACCATATTCAGATGAGATGGAATATAATGAGAATTTTAAGTGGCATAGAAAAATAATAAAAAAAATAACAGAAGTAATTGGTGGGTGTAAAATTGGCTTTGAATTTATAGGGACACCATCTTTTAGAAAAGACCATAAATACCCATTTGTTCATACTATTGAGCAGATGCTTGATTTGGTTTCTGACTTTGAAAATGCAGGGATTTTACTTGATTCGTGGCACTGGTTCACTTCTGGTGGAAGTTTAGAAGATATTAAAAAATTAGATAAAAATAAAATTATTTATGTTCACATAAATGATGCCCCTTTTTCAGATATTGAAAAATTGGTAGATACTGAGAGAAATATTCCAGGGGAAACAGGAATTATTGACCTTACTAGTTTTTTAAAAACAATTAAAGAAACTGGCTATGATGGACCTGTTACGCCGGAGCCATTTAATAGAAGAGTTAATGAATTGCCAGATGAAATTGCAGTGCGGCTTGTTGGAGGATACACTACAAAATTATGGGAAA